A region of the Halosolutus amylolyticus genome:
GCCGCAGTCGACCGCGACGACGAGTTCGGTGACCTCGAACTCGCCGGTTTCCTCGTCGACGGTGACGTCCGCGAACTGCGCGGCGAACGGCGGCGGGCTCTCCTCCGTACAGTGGGTCCCCTTGCCGAGGATGTGTTCGCGCTCGTCGTGGCCGTAGGCGGCCTCGTAGCCGATCTCCTCGAGGCTTACGCTCGCACCCGTCTCCTCGCTGTAGACCGTCCCGTCCCCTGTGTCGAGGTTCGACTCGGGCTCTTCGAGGAGCTTCGACCCCCAGTAGAGGATCCGCTCTTTCGCGTCTTCGGCGGCCTTCTTGACCGCCATGCCGCTGATGTAGGTGGTCGACGAGGCGTACGCGCCGTAGTCGAACGGCGTCACGTCCGTGTCCGACGATTTGATGACGATGTCTTCCTCGTCACAGCCCAGCACCTCGGCCGCGATCTGGATGAACGCCGTGTCGGCCCCCGTTCCGATGTCGACGCCGCCGACGTGGAGGTGGAACGAGCCGTCCTCGTTCATCATGAGCTGGGCCGCGCCGAGTTCGTCGCCCGCCACGCCGGTTCCCTGGGCCGAGAGGGCCATCCCGATACCGCGGTGGAGATGGTCCTCGTCGGGCTGTTCGACGTCGTCCCAGCCGATCGCGTCCTTGCCGCGCTCGATACACTCGTCGAGGCCGCACGATCGGATCCGCCGTTCCGCACCTTCGCCGCCCATCATGCCGGCGATTTCGTCGAGATCGCCGACCTCCATGTAGTGGCGCTGGCGGAACTCGACGGGGTCCAGGTCGAGGTCGCGCGCGACCTCGTCGAGGTGGCCCTCGAGCGCGAGGGTCCCCTGCGGTGCGCCGTAGCCCCGCATCGCGCCCGTCTGTGGCGTGTTCGTGTGGACGATGTCGGCCTCGAATCGCGCGTTCGGGACCTTCGAGTACAGCGGCATCGGCTTGCTCCCGACGTTGCCGGCGACCGTCATCCCGTGGCTCCCGTACGCGCCCGTGTTCGAGAGGGCGTACAGGTCGATCGCTTCGATCGAGCCGTCCTCGGTGACAGCGGTGCGCGCTCGCACCGTCATCGGGTGTCGCGAGCGCATCGCGTGGAACTCCTCTTCGCGCGTGGCCTCGTAGAGGACGGGCCGATCGGCCGCGATCGAGAGCGCGAGCGGGATCGGCTCGACGACCATCGCCTGCTTGCCGCCGAAACCGCCGCCGACGCGGGGCTTCGAGACGCGAACGTCCCGGATGGGGACGTCGAACAGGTGTGCCAGCTGTCGGCGGGTGTGGTTCGGCACCTGCGTGCTCGTGACGAGCACGTGGCGATCGTCCTCGTCCGTGTACGCGAGGGTGGTGTGGGGCTCGATCTGGGCGTGGGACTGGCGGATCGTCTCCCACTCGGTCTCGTGGACGTGGACGTCCTCGCGCGCCACGGCGTCCTCGACGTCGCCGATCTCGCCCTCGATGTGTGCCATCCGGTTCCGGCTGTAGTCGTGGCCGACGATCTCGTTCTCGACCTCGTCCTCCTCGAACAGTCGCGGCGCGTCCTCGGAGTGGGCCGCCTCGGGATCGAGCACGTACTCTGCTTCCTCGTACTCGACCTCGATGCTCTCGGCTGCGGCGCGTGCGGTCTCGGCGTCCTCTGCCGCGACCGCCGCGATCGGATCGCCGACGTAGCGGACGTGCTCGTTGAGCACGGTCATGTCCCACGGGCTCGGTTCGGGGTAGGACTGGCCCGCGCTCGTGTACTTCGCGTCGGGCGTCCCCTCGGACCACGGCGTCAGGACGGCGTGGACCCCGTCCATCTCCTCGGCCGCGCTCGCGTCGATATCGGTCACGTAGCCGTGCAGGATCTCGCTTCGCACGACCGCGGCGCGTGCGAGGTCGGGGAACTGCGTCTCGTAGTCCGCCGTGTACTTCGCCTGGCCGGTGACGAGTTTCGGGTCGTCGTCCTTCTGGGCCGGTCGCGAGACGCTGGCTCGCTCGTCGGGTGCCAGGTCGTTGTTCTCGGGTTCGTCCCACTCGAGGGGGTGGTCCTCGAGTTCCGGGGACTCACCCTCCGGTTGCGATGCGGTACCGCCGTCGGGTTTCGGTTCGTCCGGATCACTCATGGCTCTCACCGCCGTCTTCGGTCGTCCCGCGAGCGGTGGATGCGGGCGACGTGCCGCCGTCCGTCGCGACGGCTCCGTCGCCGTTCACCCGCTCGGCGGCGTCGAGTATCGCCTCGACGGGTTTCTGGTAGCCGGTACACCGACACAGGTTGTCGTCGATCGCCGCCCGGGCCTCGGCTTCGCTCGGGTCCGGGGTCTCCTCGAGCAACGCTTTCGTCTGGA
Encoded here:
- a CDS encoding xanthine dehydrogenase family protein molybdopterin-binding subunit is translated as MSDPDEPKPDGGTASQPEGESPELEDHPLEWDEPENNDLAPDERASVSRPAQKDDDPKLVTGQAKYTADYETQFPDLARAAVVRSEILHGYVTDIDASAAEEMDGVHAVLTPWSEGTPDAKYTSAGQSYPEPSPWDMTVLNEHVRYVGDPIAAVAAEDAETARAAAESIEVEYEEAEYVLDPEAAHSEDAPRLFEEDEVENEIVGHDYSRNRMAHIEGEIGDVEDAVAREDVHVHETEWETIRQSHAQIEPHTTLAYTDEDDRHVLVTSTQVPNHTRRQLAHLFDVPIRDVRVSKPRVGGGFGGKQAMVVEPIPLALSIAADRPVLYEATREEEFHAMRSRHPMTVRARTAVTEDGSIEAIDLYALSNTGAYGSHGMTVAGNVGSKPMPLYSKVPNARFEADIVHTNTPQTGAMRGYGAPQGTLALEGHLDEVARDLDLDPVEFRQRHYMEVGDLDEIAGMMGGEGAERRIRSCGLDECIERGKDAIGWDDVEQPDEDHLHRGIGMALSAQGTGVAGDELGAAQLMMNEDGSFHLHVGGVDIGTGADTAFIQIAAEVLGCDEEDIVIKSSDTDVTPFDYGAYASSTTYISGMAVKKAAEDAKERILYWGSKLLEEPESNLDTGDGTVYSEETGASVSLEEIGYEAAYGHDEREHILGKGTHCTEESPPPFAAQFADVTVDEETGEFEVTELVVAVDCGVAINPGMAEGQVEGANHMSYEMAVSEGITFDDEGRSEVRGFDDYDWPTAAETPTIESILVETHEPTGPFGAKSVAEVPTNTVPPALSNAIREAVGVRITEMPITAEKINAALEDDG